From the genome of Bombus vancouverensis nearcticus chromosome 4, iyBomVanc1_principal, whole genome shotgun sequence:
GATAGGTTGGTAAATAGATTGTAACAAATATTGTACTATTGTATTTACACACAcgtatgtgtgtatatacagATTTTCTGCCAAAATAAGGCTGTAaaatgttaaattattttttccacTAATAGCTGTAATATTTGATGCTATTAATGCAATTTATGCAATATACTTTTTGTAAGGCAATTAGATCCAATCTTTTATTCaactatatatttaaattaatccaATTATTTTCATTGCGTTTTTGTGATCAATGAATCAGTAGTAAAAACTAAAACTAATATAAACAATACTAATTGTatgaaatgatttattttgacAAATGAATTGTAATGTTATTCTGTGGAGCAGAATAGTATGTCCTCTCCATAGAAATTCATATATACACAATTTACTCTCTTGTATAGAAAATAAAGTTCAATTAAGATTTCGATTAATGTTTgttttcattttctaaaatacctAAGAAAATACGACGTATGATAGgtattaaatatgaaatacttatGTATATAAAATCAGTAAGATAAATATCAACAATAAGTAGTcaataattatatacaaataaaacaaatatatcgaaggaatattctttaatttttaaattattaaatacattctattttaacgatatatacactcattaattttttaatctagGACGCAAAGATTTTTGTGGCtcagttttatatatatacatatatagaaatatatgaatatttataatatatatatgtatatatatatatgtatatatatcccgGACGCGTGCAGTAATTAGAAGTATTTTTCTtagtgtattttataaaataagtaTTTTTCACTGGCAAAATTACATTAATCTCATATGAATTAGAAATACTGATGTATAAACATATACATAGTGTTTTTGTTCAAAGTGTAAAAATATTGTTTGACTACAGTAAATAATGCAGCAACATATTTGtgagtatttaaatattaagtaCTGTACAATGCTTTTCTCTGAAAAACGTAAGTTGTGTTTTAAAATAAAGATGATTATGTTATGATAATAGAGCCACCTCTATAGGTAACACTGCTTTAAACATGTTCagcatattaaaataaatatcttctATGCTATGTTTACATGATGTAACATAATACATGTATTAACATGAATGTAACATGGAACTATTATATTGTGATGCAGAATTTTGCATCACcgaatttgtttgtttatttgttGTTTGTTCTGTGAGCGAGTTAAGTTCCTACCTAATGACGTATAATCAATTAACGGTATACATAGCGTTTTCTTGAAATTAGATTCACGGAAGTCCAACATTAATGTTCCTTtttgtctctttctcttttgttttattttgtacACAATCTATTGTTTATATCTACTGGAACTCATCATCACTGCTCAATAGCATTGTTTTCTCATTATAATTTTGAGAGATTGTAGCAACACGTTGATGAGAAGTATGCCGTCTTTGAGGCGGTGGTATTGGCATATTCTGTGGATCATCTGGATCGAAGCTGGATATCCGCATACCACGTTGTCCTTTAGGAGCTCCTGATTGTTACATTATATCACGTATTATCGTTGACAAAGCCGTTACTAATGAATACATCGATCAGCCAGCGAACAGCGAGAAATCATGccgatatatttttttttaattcaaagcATTGTTGGCTATATCGATTGTAGGCTATGTACAGTTTTACATGTAATTTGATGAAATCCTTTTACACATAGCACAATTTACAgcatctttctttattttattgatCTCACTACACATATTATACGTCTATTAAATAATTCATGCGTGTTATaacaataaagatttgaatttgTTGTTTGAGAAAATTATCGAACATACATATTtaggaaaaaaatatataaaaatagataGCTATATCAACAtgctaaattaaatataaatcatgccatctttttaaatatacaagcatTACAAAACAATATTTAATAATCATTAACCTATCCATAAAAAGATACATAATTACAATACTGCCATAGAATAGTAGTCAATTATTATTTGTCTTTTGCatttattaaaaagtaaaaCGTTTTTGTGAAATTACACTGTACTCTAAGTGCTCTTGCGTTAAGTGCTTAGTTTCTAATGTACagtagattttattaattgcaaAGTTAATGAATCATAtgcttatatatgtatatgtgtatgtatattgattttgttataaaccttaaataataatttgagcAGAGAACACTATGCCCACCCTTGAACTTGATTTGAActtaaaatatcaaattaattttaatgaacTACAGTATTAAGAACTTTTCAAACTCTATTAAAAATGTATGAATGCCTCATGTCCAATTTCTTGAAATTAAAAAACGATGCTTCACATTCTCATAGTTTTTCATACGGCAAGTTGGTATTAACGTCTGAAAAATAGTAAAAAGAAAGTGCCTTCAAAGAATATAATCCTAATTGGCACACATTAATTGAATTTATgataaaaagtatttttttatcataaaGAACTATTTCATTACATTTTTGTCGcaaaagataaatataaatgaatttatattattttatcattttaataattGGCAGTAGAGTACATTAAAAGATACATATTAAACctttatcatataaaaagctaAAATCCATAGTTAAAGGAacataataattacaattatagttatttatttacttcaaattttttaatgatTGTAATTCTTCTCTTTGCATTTAAAACttaaatgataaatataaataaacaataaatatggATGATTTTTAGTTCATCATTCACTACATCATGCTACATGAAAATGTATCAATTGAATaaagtaataaaagaaatttaaaatacaatatttataaaaaaattttaacaggaataaattataaattatatacataccaGAACTATATTGCGTGTATTGTTGATACTGTGGATGGAAGTTGTGGATGGCATCAGTCATTATATCTTTTGGATTCATGGTTTCCTACGTATAAAgttaattgtataatattaaaatattgtcaATCTTATTACTTTACCTATTAAATCATTTAGAAATTGTTGCAACATACTTTTAAACTGCTACTGATACTTTGCATCGTTACACTTCTTCCTCTTGAATCCGTAACACAACCAGCTGAATACACTTGATATGGAAACGCATAACGTAAAGCTATAGCAGCAAATAACATTTCAATGCAAATCAAAAAGTTTTGATAACCAGCAGAAACTGTGCCAGCACTAGTTGATTGATCTAAACTTATAGGAGAAATTACATTTGCTTTTTCAAGAATAGCCAATAATACCCCTGAaaggtaataaaattaatattctttacATATACAGACCGTATCTTAAGTAATTTGATATATTACCTTGCCAAAATGAGAGGAAGATAACACTTTTAACAGTACAAAATTTTAAGACAGGTTCAAATGGTGTTAACAGGTCTCTTGTagcaaaataaaagagaaaaagtcCATAAAGTGCGAGAGATACactgatattataaattatagttatataaatatagcCTCCATCTGGGGACCAATCTCCATCTCTATAATGACCAAATGCTTGAAGGAATATAATGACAAATGCCATTACTGGTTTTACCAAGCAAAATTGCAAAGTAGCTTGTTTGCAAAATCTAAGAAAACCAATTGTATATGTTTTTCCAACCAAACAGCATGTTCCATATAAACAATTAGAACGAATAGGTTTGCCACGTATTTCAGACATAATATTTCCTTCACCACCCAGGTACTCGTAGCATAGAGACAAGAAGTTATATATAACAAATGCTTCATAACAGTCCCGTACAGTAAAAAAGTAAACATAATAACTTTCACTGTTGAAAAATAGTAGAGACACCCAAGAATATGTTGCATAAATTGGAACTATAAACAGAATTCTCACTATCCATCTTTGTTCTGTTGGATTAGTATACCACCTTAAATGCTGGTAGATCTACAAATCCACAATTAAATCAAATTAGTTGTTTATATTTCCTTAATTAACTATAATGCTATGTCAAAAATATGTTACAAAGTACCTGTTGACAAGTTATGAATAATGCAACCCAAACAAATGCACCAGCAATACCTTGAGCTGCTCGTGTTTGTAAGAATATTGGAGCTGCTTTCTCAGGAATTGCAGTTGTAGACATCATATCGCCAAGAGATGTAGATGGTTCCGTTGTCACCGTACTACTCATATTTCAATCTGAGAAAAATTAGTGTTGCAAACAACAATACtaagaatttaatataattgaagaaaaagaaagataattgTAGCTACGAAGAACATACATTTTAATCACAATTACaattgaaaaattaagaaaaagccTTTTGTAACACAAAATAAATCTCAAGATTATGGCTCGCGCGTTAAAAATCAATATGCACAACAATAACAACAGTACTCCATTCGTGCGCAAAAATTCATCTCGTGGACGCACCCGTGCTCCATTCGTAGGTTTTTTCAAACAAATGTAGTATACGAACGATCCCTTCGAACTATCTTGTCGTACGtgttctcctttttctttcgtaTTGCGTGTACGTGTTGACCTGTATGATCAAGCTTCTTAGAAGTTCCCCACTTTCAATTAACCATCTACCAACGCAGTGGTTACTGATGATCGTGACCTTCCCACAGACAACGTGAATAATCTACCAAATTTTCTTCCCTTCACACTATATAATTTCTCCAGTTTGAGTTTGGATCACCGAGTTTCACTTTTACCCAACATTTTCTCGCATTTCTTTCCGTTTCCTCTTTGACGTCAAACACATTCGTCCAAACAGCTTCACGAAATATACTAgttgataataaaaatataactgGTCTTGCTACTACGCcatatattcttcttttttccaccCGTTAATTTTCCCTTTGGTTCTCTTTGTTTCACTCTCACAAACGATCTCTTTTTACCTTCTCCTTCATGCTAAATCCCCTCCAtcattttctttaattatcgTTATAAACGCATGCGCCAATCCGTGGTTATGTTACATTCTTGACGATAAATTGTTCGACTAGGTAAATTGTAATACTTTTTCAAAACTCAATTTGCTTACTAAGGCATTCCTGTTTACCCAGATATTAAACAGTTGCTAATGTAAAGgaagatttcttttcttttgatgcTTCACCATCAACAAtt
Proteins encoded in this window:
- the Tmep gene encoding transmembrane endosomal protein isoform X1; protein product: MSSTVTTEPSTSLGDMMSTTAIPEKAAPIFLQTRAAQGIAGAFVWVALFITCQQIYQHLRWYTNPTEQRWIVRILFIVPIYATYSWVSLLFFNSESYYVYFFTVRDCYEAFVIYNFLSLCYEYLGGEGNIMSEIRGKPIRSNCLYGTCCLVGKTYTIGFLRFCKQATLQFCLVKPVMAFVIIFLQAFGHYRDGDWSPDGGYIYITIIYNISVSLALYGLFLFYFATRDLLTPFEPVLKFCTVKSVIFLSFWQGVLLAILEKANVISPISLDQSTSAGTVSAGYQNFLICIEMLFAAIALRYAFPYQVYSAGCVTDSRGRSVTMQSISSSLKETMNPKDIMTDAIHNFHPQYQQYTQYSSGAPKGQRGMRISSFDPDDPQNMPIPPPQRRHTSHQRVATISQNYNEKTMLLSSDDEFQ
- the Tmep gene encoding transmembrane endosomal protein isoform X2; this translates as MSSTVTTEPSTSLGDMMSTTAIPEKAAPIFLQTRAAQGIAGAFVWVALFITCQQIYQHLRWYTNPTEQRWIVRILFIVPIYATYSWVSLLFFNSESYYVYFFTVRDCYEAFVIYNFLSLCYEYLGGEGNIMSEIRGKPIRSNCLYGTCCLVGKTYTIGFLRFCKQATLQFCLVKPVMAFVIIFLQAFGHYRDGDWSPDGGYIYITIIYNISVSLALYGLFLFYFATRDLLTPFEPVLKFCTVKSVIFLSFWQGVLLAILEKANVISPISLDQSTSAGTVSAGYQNFLICIEMLFAAIALRYAFPYQVYSAGCVTDSRGRSVTMQSISSSLKETMNPKDIMTDAIHNFHPQYQQYTQYSSDVNTNLPYEKL